A genomic region of Anas acuta chromosome 25, bAnaAcu1.1, whole genome shotgun sequence contains the following coding sequences:
- the GHDC gene encoding GH3 domain-containing protein: MLLATAPGMLLPVAPGLLLPVATGLLLAVAVAVCMVLPGPPPLPPRLLLAALRRAARWHRRRLEVLGTDVRHSQERRLRGLLPPGTAQGSDDFRERHPLTGGCADGEQGDTVAPLSLWALLRGCWGCEPPLQGSLLYLDALHAAFPQALAPRSTALLSWAPARPRAPAGWPLPTLYCSPPEAGALPSRTAALRVQLLFALRARSLRVLEAGLASELHDALATLRSGWPELAQDLALGRLSPQNGLPEDLRGRLQELLVPDAARAAELRAECAQGFEGIAQRLWPRLQVVVVGMAHGGERLYLDALRQAECKGLPLYCPFYRAAGALLGVNLWPEEPEPRFLLCPNWAFCEFLPCPAEDEEEQRTVLLGELWEGREYRLVLTARPGEYRCRAGEVLRVAGFNKQCPVVEPVRRESQVLSVRGESIPEERFCQSLCRAVGMWPGARLVDYVCVESSLLGASSGVCAPHYEVFVELRGLRDLSEGQRYKLDHCLQEDFPVYKSFRFKGSIGPLRLHLVGAGAFAQLREALGSPVPMPRVLREERLLAVIQSTVIS, from the exons ATGCTGTTGGCGACGGCCCCCGGGATGCTGCTGCCGGTGGCCCCCGGGTTGCTTCTGCCGGTGGCTACCGGGTTGCTGCTGGCGGTGGCCGTGGCCGTGTGCATGGTGCTGCCCGGGCCCCCCCCGTTGCCCCCCCGCCTGCTCCTGGCCGCGCTCCGCCGCGCCGCGCGGTGGCACCGGCGCcgcctggaggtgctgggcacCGACGTGCGCCACAGCCAGGAGCGGAGGCtccgggggctgctgccccccggCACGGCACAGG GGTCGGATGATTTTCGGGAGCGTCACCCCCTAACGGGGGGCTGCGctgatggggagcagggggacaCGGTGGCACCGCTGAGCCTCTGGGCTTTGCtccggggctgctggggctgcgaGCCCCCGCTGCAG GGGTCCCTGCTCTACCTGGACGCCCTCCACGCCGCCTTCCCGCAGGCTCTGGCCCCCCGCAGCACCGCGCTGCTCAGCTGGGCACCCGCTCGCCCCCGCGCCCCGGCGGGCTGGCCCCTGCCCACCCTATACTGCTCGCCCCCCGAGGCGGGGGCTTTGCCTTCGCGGACAGCAGCCCTGCGGGTGCAGCTGCTTTTCGCCCTGCGGGCGCGCTCCCTGCgggtgctggaggcagggctggcCTCCGAGCTGCACGATGCGCTGGCGACCCTGCGCTCTGGCTGGCCCGAGCTGGCCCAGGACCTGGCGTTGGGCAGGTTGAGCCCCCAAAACGGGCTGCCCGAGGATTTGCGGGgtcggctgcaggagctgctggtccCTGACGCCGCCCGGGCGGCCGAGCTGCGGGCTGAGTGCGCCCAGGGCTTCGAGGGCATCGCGCAGCGCCTGTGGCCGCggctgcaggtggtggtggtggggatggCGCACGGCGGGGAGCGGCTCTACCTCGACGCCCTGCGCCAGGCCGAGTGCAAGGGGCTGCCGTTGTACTGCCCCTTCTACCGGGCGGCAGGAG CCCTTCTCGGTGTCAACCTATGGCCGGAGGAGCCAGAGCCCCGCTTCTTGCTGTGCCCCAACTGGGCTTTCTGTGAgttcctgccctgcccggctgaggatgaggaggagcagaggacGGTGCTGCTGGGCGAGCTCTGGGAGGGACGGGAGTACAGGCTGGTCCTGACCGCCCGGCCCGGGGAGTACAG GTGCCGTGCCGGAGAGGTGCTGAGGGTGGCCGGCTTCAACAAGCAGTGTCCCGTGGTGGAGCCCGTGCGCAG GGAGAGCCAGGTGCTGAGTGTGCGGGGCGAGAGCATCCCCGAGGAGCGCTTCTGCCAGAGCCTGTGCCGTGCCGTGGGCATGTGGCCGGGCGCTCGCCTGGTTGACTATGTCTGCGTGGAGAGCTCCCTGCTGG GCGCCTCCTCGGGGGTCTGCGCCCCCCATTACGAGGTGTTCGTGGAGCTGCGGGGCCTGAGGGACTTGTCGGAGGGGCAGCGCTACAAG CTGGACCACTGCCTGCAGGAGGATTTCCCCGTCTATAAATCGTTCCGCTTCAAAGGCAGCATCGGGCCCCTGCGCCTGCACCTGGTGGGGGCCGGGGCGTTCGCCCAGCTGCGGGAGGCCCTGGGCTCCCCCGTCCCCATGCCCAGGGTCCTGCGGGAGGAGCGGCTGCTGGCGGTCATCCAGAGCACCGTTATCTCCTAA
- the LOC137844327 gene encoding TBC1 domain family member 10B-like: MGTGNQVLVPVLGTGPRHQHRYQVQALGTGCWHWHWAAASGHRYQQYWYQALGTSSCTGHWHWYRVLALGTGTGTRHWHQAPSVGSSTRCWHQHWAPAPTPAPGPAPAQPRALGIGTGTKGAASFSPRYRGGEKQPQTLALGARGAPNSTGHWYWAGGCPKWYGAWAPACTSTGIWQRARDPSTRGSAPTPAPNGGAPSSTGHRSPASPSPPPLPAGRALRPSTSASRPLRAASCWFWGCGGAGDAAFSPKKGFCLVSLCSAACRPGLLPAHTEPLPSRSPSGPGRPWQGLHARKEIAAQMQDE, translated from the coding sequence ATGGGGACTGGGAACCAGGTGTTGGTACCGGTACTGGGCACTGGCCCCAGGCATCAGCACCGGTACCAGGTTCAGGCACTGGGCACTGGGTGTTGGCACTGGCACTGGGCAGCTGCATCTGGGCATCGGTATCAGCAGTACTGGTACCAGGCACTGGGGACGAGCAGCTGTACTGGGCACTGGCACTGGTACCGGGTACTGGCACTGGGCACTGGCACCGGTACCCGGCACTGGCACCAGGCTCCAAGTGttggcagcagcaccaggtgctggcaccagcactgGGCACCAGCACCGACACCGGCACCAGgaccagcaccagcacagccccgggCACTGGGAATTGGCACCGGCACCAAAGGAGCTGCAAGCTTTAGTCCTCGCTACagggggggagaaaaacaaccccaaacatTGGCACTGGGTGCAAGGGGAGCCCCAAATAGTACTGGGCATTGGTACTGGGCAGGGGGGTGTCCAAAATGGTACGGAGCATGGGCTCCAGCCTGCACCAGCACTGGGATCTGGCAGCGTGCACGGGATCCTTCTACCAGGGGATCTGCTCCAACACCAGCACCTAACgggggagcccccagcagcaccgggCACCGGTCTCCAGCATCCCCCTCGCCACCACCCCTGCCCGCAGGACGGGCTCTTCGCCCCTCCACCAGTGCCAGCCGGCCCCTCCGCGCTGCATCCTGCTGGTTTTGGGGCTGTGGCGGAGCTGGGGACGCTGCCTTTAGCCCCAAGAAGGGTTTCTGCCTGGTTTCTTTGTGCTCCGCTGCCTGCAGGCCTGGGCTGCTTCCTGCTCACACGGAGCCTCTCCCCAGCAGGTCTCCTTCGGGGCCGGGGAGGCCGTGGCAGGGTTTGCACGCGAGAAAGGAAATCGCTGCTCAGATGCAGGATGAGTAA
- the LOC137844322 gene encoding signal transducer and activator of transcription 5B isoform X1, producing MAVWIQAQQLQGEALRQMQALYGQHFPIEVRHYLSQWIESQAWDSIDLDNPQENVKATQLLEGLIQELQKKADHQVGEDGFLLKIKLGHYATQLQNTYDRCPMELVRCIRHILYHEQRLVREANNSPSPAGSLVDAMSQKHLQINQTFEELRLITQDSENELKKLQQTQEYFIIQYQENMRLQAQFSQLSQLGPQERLSRETTLQQKKASLEAWLHREAQTLQQYRVELAEKHQKTLQLLRKQQTTILDDELIQWKRRQQLAGNGGPPEGTLDVLQTWCEKLAEIIWQNRQQIRRAEHLCQQLPIPGPVEEMLSELNGTITDIISALVTSTFIIEKQPPQVLKTQTKFAATVRLLVGGKLNVHMNPPQVKATIISEQQAKALLKNESTRNESSGEILNNCCVMEYHQATGTLSAHFRNMSLKRIKRSDRRGAESVTEEKFTILFESQFSVGGNELVFQVKTLSLPVVVIVHGSQDNNATATVLWDNAFAEPGRVPFAVPDKVQWPQLCEALNMKFKAEVQSSRGLTKENLVFLAQKLFNSTSTHLEDYSSTTVSWSQFNRENLPGRNYTFWQWFDGVMEVLKKHLKPHWNDGAILGFVNKQQAHDLLINKPDGTFLLRFSDSEIGGITIAWKFDSAERMFWNLMPFTTRDFSIRSLADRLGDLSYLIYVFPDRPKDEVFSKYYTPVLCESTPAKAVDGYVKPQIKQVVPEFVSASGDAAPGGATYMDQAPSPAVCSQPHYNMYAQNPDAVLDPEGDFDLDDTMDVARHVEELLRRPMDSQWIPHAQS from the exons ATGGCGGTGTGGATCCAGGCGCAGCAGCTCCAGGGCGAAGCCCTGCGGCAGATGCAGGCTCTCTACGGGCAGCACTTCCCCATCGAGGTGCGGCACTACCTGTCGCAGTGGATCGAGAGCCAGGCATG GGACTCCATCGACCTCGACAACCCCCAGGAGAACGTGAAGGCGAcgcagctgctggaggggctgatccaggagctgcagaagaagGCGGATCACCAAGTGGGTGAGGACGGCTTCCTGCTGAAGATCAAGCTGGGGCACTACGCCACGCAGCTGCAG AACACGTACGACCGCTGCCCCATGGAGCTGGTGCGCTGCATCCGGCACATCCTCTACCACGAGCAGAGGCTGGTGCGGGAGGCGAACAAC AGCCCCTCTCCGGCCGGCTCCCTGGTGGATGCCATGTCGCAGAAGCACCTGCAGATCAACCAGACCTTCGAGGAGCTGCGGCTCATCACGCAGGACTCGGAGAACGAGCTCAAGAAGCTGCAGCAGACGCAGGAGTACTTCATCATCCAGTACCAGGAGAACATGCGCCTCCAAG CCCAGttctcccagctctcccagctgggTCCCCAGGAGCGCCTGTCCCGGGAGACGACGCTGCAGCAGAAGAAGGCGTCGCTGGAGGCTTGGCTGCACCGGGAGGCCCAGACACTACAGCAGTACCGCGTG GAGCTGGCCGAGAAGCACCAGAAGACGCTGCAGCTGCTGCGCAAGCAGCAAACGACCATCCTGGACGACGAGCTGATCCAGTGGAAGCGCCGGCAGCAGCTGGCGGGGAATGGGGGTCCCCCCGAGGGTACCCTGGACGTGTTGCAGACCTG gtGCGAGAAGCTGGCGGAGATCATCTGGCAGAACCGGCAGCAGATCCGCCGGGCCGAGCActtgtgccagcagctgcccatCCCCGGCCCCGTGGAGGAGATGCTGTCGGAGCTGAACGGCACCATCACCGACATCATCTCTGCCCTGGTCACCAG caccttcaTCATCGAGAAGCAGCCCCCCCAGGTGCTGAAGACGCAGACCAAGTTCGCGGCCACCGTGCGGCTCCTGGTGGGGGGGAAGCTGAACGTGCACATGAACCCCCCCCAGGTGAAGGCCACCATCATCAGCGAGCAGCAAGCCAAGGCCCTGCTGAAGAACGAAAGCACCCGCAA TGAGAGCAGCGGGGAGATCCTCAACAACTGCTGCGTGATGGAGTATCACCAGGCCACCGGCACGCTCAGCGCCCACTTCCGCAACATG TCCCTGAAGAGGATCAAGCGCTCAGACCGCCGCGGCGCTGAGTCGGTGACGGAGGAGAAGTTCACCATCCTCTTCGAGTCCCAGTTCAGCGTCGGTGGCAACGAGCTGGTCTTCCAGGTGAAG ACTCTGTCCCTGCCCGTGGTGGTGATCGTGCACGGCAGCCAGGACAACAACGCCACGGCCACCGTGCTCTGGGACAACGCCTTTGCGGAGCCT ggccgcGTCCCCTTCGCGGTGCCCGACAAGGTGCAGTGGCCGCAGCTCTGCGAGGCGCTCAACATGAAGTTCAAGGCGGAGGTGCAGAGCAGCCGCGGGCTGACGAAGGAGAATTTGGTGTTCCTGGCGCAGAAGCTCTTCaacagcaccagcacccaccTGGAGGATTACAGCAGCACCACGGTGTCCTGGTCCCAGTTCAACCGG GAAAACCTGCCTGGGAGGAATTACACCTTCTGGCAGTGGTTCGACGGCGTGATGGAGGTGCTGAAGAAGCACTTGAAGCCGCACTGGAACGACGG GGCCATTCTGGGCTTCGTCAACAAGCAGCAGGCGCACGACCTGCTCATCAACAAGCCCGACGGCACCTTCCTCCTGCGCTTCAGCGACTCGGAGATCGGCGGCATCACCATCGCGTGGAAATTCGACTCCG CTGAGAGGATGTTCTGGAACCTGATGCCTTTCACCACCAGGGATTTCTCCATCCGCTCCCTGGCCGACCGCCTCGGGGACCTCAGTTACCTCATCTACGTGTTCCCCGACCGGCCCAAGGACGAGGTCTTCTCCAAGTACTACACGCCGGTTCTCTGTGAGTCCACGCCAG CTAAAGCCGTGGACGGGTACGTGAAGCCACAGATCAAGCAAGTAGTGCCAGA GTTTGTCAGCGCATCAGGCGacgctgcccccgggggggccaCCTACATGGACCAGGCTCCTTCGCCCGCcgtctgctcccagccccattACAACATGTATGCCCAGAA CCCCGACGCCGTGCTGGACCCCGAGGGCGACTTTGACCTCGACGACACCATGGACGTGGCCAGGCACgtggaggagctgctgcggCGCCCCATGGACAGTCAGTGGATCCCCCACGCCCAGTCGTGA
- the LOC137844322 gene encoding signal transducer and activator of transcription 5B isoform X2, whose protein sequence is MAVWIQAQQLQGEALRQMQALYGQHFPIEVRHYLSQWIESQAWDSIDLDNPQENVKATQLLEGLIQELQKKADHQVGEDGFLLKIKLGHYATQLQNTYDRCPMELVRCIRHILYHEQRLVREANNSPSPAGSLVDAMSQKHLQINQTFEELRLITQDSENELKKLQQTQEYFIIQYQENMRLQAQFSQLSQLGPQERLSRETTLQQKKASLEAWLHREAQTLQQYRVELAEKHQKTLQLLRKQQTTILDDELIQWKRRQQLAGNGGPPEGTLDVLQTWCEKLAEIIWQNRQQIRRAEHLCQQLPIPGPVEEMLSELNGTITDIISALVTSTFIIEKQPPQVLKTQTKFAATVRLLVGGKLNVHMNPPQVKATIISEQQAKALLKNESTRNESSGEILNNCCVMEYHQATGTLSAHFRNMSLKRIKRSDRRGAESVTEEKFTILFESQFSVGGNELVFQVKTLSLPVVVIVHGSQDNNATATVLWDNAFAEPGRVPFAVPDKVQWPQLCEALNMKFKAEVQSSRGLTKENLVFLAQKLFNSTSTHLEDYSSTTVSWSQFNRENLPGRNYTFWQWFDGVMEVLKKHLKPHWNDGAILGFVNKQQAHDLLINKPDGTFLLRFSDSEIGGITIAWKFDSAERMFWNLMPFTTRDFSIRSLADRLGDLSYLIYVFPDRPKDEVFSKYYTPVLSKAVDGYVKPQIKQVVPEFVSASGDAAPGGATYMDQAPSPAVCSQPHYNMYAQNPDAVLDPEGDFDLDDTMDVARHVEELLRRPMDSQWIPHAQS, encoded by the exons ATGGCGGTGTGGATCCAGGCGCAGCAGCTCCAGGGCGAAGCCCTGCGGCAGATGCAGGCTCTCTACGGGCAGCACTTCCCCATCGAGGTGCGGCACTACCTGTCGCAGTGGATCGAGAGCCAGGCATG GGACTCCATCGACCTCGACAACCCCCAGGAGAACGTGAAGGCGAcgcagctgctggaggggctgatccaggagctgcagaagaagGCGGATCACCAAGTGGGTGAGGACGGCTTCCTGCTGAAGATCAAGCTGGGGCACTACGCCACGCAGCTGCAG AACACGTACGACCGCTGCCCCATGGAGCTGGTGCGCTGCATCCGGCACATCCTCTACCACGAGCAGAGGCTGGTGCGGGAGGCGAACAAC AGCCCCTCTCCGGCCGGCTCCCTGGTGGATGCCATGTCGCAGAAGCACCTGCAGATCAACCAGACCTTCGAGGAGCTGCGGCTCATCACGCAGGACTCGGAGAACGAGCTCAAGAAGCTGCAGCAGACGCAGGAGTACTTCATCATCCAGTACCAGGAGAACATGCGCCTCCAAG CCCAGttctcccagctctcccagctgggTCCCCAGGAGCGCCTGTCCCGGGAGACGACGCTGCAGCAGAAGAAGGCGTCGCTGGAGGCTTGGCTGCACCGGGAGGCCCAGACACTACAGCAGTACCGCGTG GAGCTGGCCGAGAAGCACCAGAAGACGCTGCAGCTGCTGCGCAAGCAGCAAACGACCATCCTGGACGACGAGCTGATCCAGTGGAAGCGCCGGCAGCAGCTGGCGGGGAATGGGGGTCCCCCCGAGGGTACCCTGGACGTGTTGCAGACCTG gtGCGAGAAGCTGGCGGAGATCATCTGGCAGAACCGGCAGCAGATCCGCCGGGCCGAGCActtgtgccagcagctgcccatCCCCGGCCCCGTGGAGGAGATGCTGTCGGAGCTGAACGGCACCATCACCGACATCATCTCTGCCCTGGTCACCAG caccttcaTCATCGAGAAGCAGCCCCCCCAGGTGCTGAAGACGCAGACCAAGTTCGCGGCCACCGTGCGGCTCCTGGTGGGGGGGAAGCTGAACGTGCACATGAACCCCCCCCAGGTGAAGGCCACCATCATCAGCGAGCAGCAAGCCAAGGCCCTGCTGAAGAACGAAAGCACCCGCAA TGAGAGCAGCGGGGAGATCCTCAACAACTGCTGCGTGATGGAGTATCACCAGGCCACCGGCACGCTCAGCGCCCACTTCCGCAACATG TCCCTGAAGAGGATCAAGCGCTCAGACCGCCGCGGCGCTGAGTCGGTGACGGAGGAGAAGTTCACCATCCTCTTCGAGTCCCAGTTCAGCGTCGGTGGCAACGAGCTGGTCTTCCAGGTGAAG ACTCTGTCCCTGCCCGTGGTGGTGATCGTGCACGGCAGCCAGGACAACAACGCCACGGCCACCGTGCTCTGGGACAACGCCTTTGCGGAGCCT ggccgcGTCCCCTTCGCGGTGCCCGACAAGGTGCAGTGGCCGCAGCTCTGCGAGGCGCTCAACATGAAGTTCAAGGCGGAGGTGCAGAGCAGCCGCGGGCTGACGAAGGAGAATTTGGTGTTCCTGGCGCAGAAGCTCTTCaacagcaccagcacccaccTGGAGGATTACAGCAGCACCACGGTGTCCTGGTCCCAGTTCAACCGG GAAAACCTGCCTGGGAGGAATTACACCTTCTGGCAGTGGTTCGACGGCGTGATGGAGGTGCTGAAGAAGCACTTGAAGCCGCACTGGAACGACGG GGCCATTCTGGGCTTCGTCAACAAGCAGCAGGCGCACGACCTGCTCATCAACAAGCCCGACGGCACCTTCCTCCTGCGCTTCAGCGACTCGGAGATCGGCGGCATCACCATCGCGTGGAAATTCGACTCCG CTGAGAGGATGTTCTGGAACCTGATGCCTTTCACCACCAGGGATTTCTCCATCCGCTCCCTGGCCGACCGCCTCGGGGACCTCAGTTACCTCATCTACGTGTTCCCCGACCGGCCCAAGGACGAGGTCTTCTCCAAGTACTACACGCCGGTTCTCT CTAAAGCCGTGGACGGGTACGTGAAGCCACAGATCAAGCAAGTAGTGCCAGA GTTTGTCAGCGCATCAGGCGacgctgcccccgggggggccaCCTACATGGACCAGGCTCCTTCGCCCGCcgtctgctcccagccccattACAACATGTATGCCCAGAA CCCCGACGCCGTGCTGGACCCCGAGGGCGACTTTGACCTCGACGACACCATGGACGTGGCCAGGCACgtggaggagctgctgcggCGCCCCATGGACAGTCAGTGGATCCCCCACGCCCAGTCGTGA